The window ACCGAACAAGGTTCGAAGAGCAGGTGGAGGAGACCAAGATTCCGACACAAATACCTGcataggtacggagtacggagtagagtacCTATCCATATATATTATCAGTAATTGTAGTTCTAGGCgttccatgtacagtaacCACGACGTAATGACCACAACGTAACCAGGGCCCCTCGCCTCGTCAAAGTCCTCCCTCTCGCTTCTCGGCCCTTTCAACCTCAGCCGTCACCTCACACGCCTGTGTGCAAGCTTCCATCACCAAAAGCCGTCGCTTCACTTTCCCTGTACTGTCTGTGTAAATTGATCCAGCCCTTTGCGCCTTTGTTCACCATTGCTGCCGTTGCTTTCCTGGCTTGAACGTGGTGTCGCACCTTTTCTCCTGCCATCGTTGCCTTTGGCGCCGTCCCTCGCACCTCCTCGCACCTCCTCCCGACGACACCCAGTCCTCCACCAGAGAAGGTGCCTCCTGCGCCAGTACCGCCCGCGTTCGCGTATTAACCGCCGGACGGAAAGGGCTCCCTCGTGCTGTGCTTGCCAGCCTCCATcgatcgccgtcgtcaccgccgttacccttcatcgccgccctcatACATTCTGGTGCGTACTTCTTCGTAGACGAGGCCGGACATATTCGTCCCTCCAAGTGCCTCTGTCCACTTCTCCTTCGAGTCTCGACCCACCCGCAACCCCGGCAGCTCGGACTGGTGCACGCTCAGCTCACGTCGCTCACAATGATAGTCTACCCGCCCTCCCACCGCTACGCGGCGACCCCGTCCGCCAAGGGCACCCTGCCCGCCCGGCAAAGCGCCGCACGAACGCCATCCTCCCGGCCTCCCCGTGTCCGCCTGATGTCCGCGAAGCAAGCGCAGGTCGTCCCCGATGGGCctgtcgtcgccgatggaAATGCCAACGAAGGAGTCGAAAACCACCCCCCAGATGCCTTCGAGACGACCGAGGCggctgacggcgacgatggcctcgatgTGGCCCGATCCTCgatcgagctcgacgacttGCCAATCGAGCTCATTACCTTGACCGACAGGTTTGTAGAATCCGTGCACTCCCGTCCGGTCCATGTCTCGTGAGTCGGAAATGGAAACCGCTGACATGCATTTTGCCGTCCGTGCAGCTTCATCGAGTCTCTGGGTGCCAAGGTGCACCCGACGCCCCCCAATATCGACCGCCTGTCGGATCTATTCCAAGAATTCTACGCCTTGGCCGCATCTCACATCGGCACTCACCTCAGCGCCCTGGCCTCCCGTCACAGCCGCAATGCCTCTCCCGCCACCTCGAACAACTCGATATCCTCGGCCGCAAACCGACTGCGCTTCAAGGCCCCCTCTCTCGGAACCAAAGAGAAGCAAAAAGTAGGGACAGAACATCAAATGATTACGGCCGACGAGTTGGCGAGCCGCAAGCGTGCCAGGCGAGCCCTGGAGGGAAAACGCAGCCTGCTGGAGGAGGCAGTCGAGCGGAGACTTTCGGAAGGTATATATGACCGCATATACCGCCATCGGAGCACCCAAGACGAGGCGCAGGATGCCAAGTTGCGGTCGAAAACCGCCGCCCTAgcgctcgtcggcatcggccctgcggacctcggcatcgacttTGGCGACGACAGCCCGCAGGGGCCCGACGCTCTGGCCGAGAGGTCCAAGGAGGTGGGCGAGTGGCTGCGCGCGGCCAGGACCGATATGATTCGCATGAGCGAGTCAAGATATCCCCTCGGCAAGCTCAACCATCTCAAGGCTGCGCACAAGAGCATCGTCGATACCCTTGCCCACTTTCACCCAtccgcctccgccgacgaAATTATGCCCATGCTCATCTTCACCCTCATCACCTTGCCGCCGGAGAACCTTCACATCATCAGCGATCTATACTTCATCCAGCGCTTTCGATGGGAACCGAAGCTGACTGGCGAGGCCGCCTACTGCCTCACCAACCTCGAAGCCGCCGTCAGCTTCCTGGAAACAGTCGATCTCGCCACCTTGAGAGAGGACGAGCATCCTTCAGGGCCGCCCAAGAATGTGAATCACTCCGGCGCAGCCAAAGCGGAGACCTTCCCCCCGGCTTACCCTCAGGGGCTTATCACTCCGACGCAGAGTGCACCGGACGTCGCGACGGAGAACGCCACGGCCACGGACCTGGCGCCGTCTCCCAACAACCACCAGGCTGAAACCGCGTTGAGAAAACGACGATTAAGTGATCTCGTCAACACCCCGACCCAGGCATTCGGTGCTGCCAGTGGCGCCGTTTTCAGTACGGCTGATCATGGTCTCAAGACGATTTCAAGCAGTCTCGGTGATAGCTACTCGTTCCTCCTCGGAAAGCTCCGTGAACGACAGCAAGGGCCGAAGGAATCAATCGTCGCCCCGCGaacgctcgacgacgctcggAAACTCGTCAGCACCCCGCCGCTCGAAGAGGATGAAAATGCCAGCGGTGCGAGCTCGGCCATCGGCGCAGAGGATGCCGAACAGCTGAAGGCTGCGCTGGTTCGTGAGGATCGAGTGTTGAGCATGatcggcggccgtcgtgatgCCAGCGTTGACAGTTCCAAGAGTGGCCGCAGCGTCAGCTTGCCCAAGAGGGGGGCCGCTTCTGAAGAGCGCAAGAGCCCTGCTCCGAGCCAGAGTCCCGCAGTTTTGGAGCAGGTGCGTAGCCTGGGAAGCTCCTTCAACCCCATGGCCCGACTGTCCAGTATGGGCATGATGAGAGGCTTTGGCCGGACCGGGCCTGCGCCAACGACGGTGCCGAAAGATGCCGACAAGCCGGCGGACGGCGGGGACCTGGCATCTGTACGTCGTGATATCCCCTTCCAAACCTTGGAGCGTGAGGGCTAACGACACAAGGCGTTTCCGGACATTGCCACGTCACTTCCACCCAAGGAGATCCCTAAGATTGCGCCGCCCAACAAACGGTTTCTCGAGCTTCAGAGCCCGGGCGAGCTGCGGCTCGGCGAGGTTCTGGACCTGCTAAGGGACTACCGTCGTCTGGCCGGGGCGCTGAAGAACTTGGGTGCCTTTGAGGGAAAATAATTCATACGGCTCCCGCAGGCCACCATCATTTTGTGGATAACGTGTTATCCTGTGACTGATTCTATAGTTGGTAACTGGGGAACTCCGTTTTTATAGTGGCAATATCAGCCCCATGTTGGCTTCGCAATGGTCGACACCTGGAACGCGGGGGTTGACCGCACGCGAATAACACGGATTGTGACATTTTCTCGTCGAAATCGCGATGTTCTATATCTTGTTGAAGTGAACAATCCACTGCACTACATGCCCATGCAACTCGGCCATCGTTGGGGTTATGTACAATCCGCCACCCTTCCTGGCCCTGCTCCCGATTAAAAAAATACATTTAAACACAAGGTAGAATGCATCCAATCTCCTTGTGCGACCATGGGTGCGCGTTTCCAAAGAAAGATCCCACGACTCCATCTATAACCCGCCGGGTATCCGCACACCAGTTATTCTACTCTATCTTACTCCGGTCCGTACCACCAGGAAAAAGGAAAGGGGACAGACTAGCGAAAGAACTCTATCAAGCATGATTCCTTGAATGAACAGCAGCCAGTTCAGCGCCGATTGGCGGACTGTTGAGCGACCGCATGCACCGAGAAGAAGTGAAGAGACTTGTGACCTCATTGCGGCCACGGATTCGACTAAAATATGGGCAATGTCTGTGTCTTCTTCGGTTTGTGGGGCGTTGAGGGTGACCCGGCCGTCTGCTCGTCCGTGTGATTCTCAATACCAGGATCCGTGTTGGTCCTCGACACCAGTGATAGTCTGCGAGAGTCGATCGAGCCCGAGGTCGTTCTGTGGTGCGTCGTCGTTTCACGATGCACGACAGGTCCCGGATGCAGGAACTGGGTTATGAGGTTGCTGTTCGCCCGATCGCGgcccttgctgctgctgtgaACGGTCGCGCGAGTGCCCTGGCGTTGCAAGCCTGTGGCCGTGGCACTCGAAATGCCGGAGTTGACGCGGGCAAGGGCGGCTGCCTCGGCCTCTTCAGCCTCCTTCTGGAAGCGGGATTCACTGGGCAAGAGGACGGCACGGTCGAGGCCGTAGGGGAGACCGCGGTGCCGGCCACGGATCTgcatggcgatgatgactagcttgccgaggacggagaaTTGGGAGCAGAGCGACGCGTtgatgccgacggcacccATGCTCAGGCCCACGGTGCCATAGGCACTGACAACCTCGAAAAGGACTGCGAAGGAGTCGAACTTTCCCGCCTGGATCTGGCCAGCCTCGGTGATGGTGAGGATGAAGAAGCCGAGGAAGACGTACCACAGGTCGAAGGAGAGCTGGCGGCGCAAATGGCTTCCGACGTAGTTCATGGCCGGTGCGTCagggtcctcgtcgacaccaGGGTCGTGGTACACGCCGAGCGACTTTTCCTCGTACACGTTGGTTCTTCGAATGGAAATGGCGATGGGGAAGACGGAGATGTACATCATGATCATGTACAGAACGGGCATCGCGGGGTTCAGCTCGGCCAGGTTGACGGCAGAAAAGCCGGCCGTCCTTGTGGATGCGGCTTGGAACaagccgatgacgacgcggTTGTGCAGAGGAACCCTGGCGATGGGTTCTGAGCCGAGCTGCGACTTGTTAGCCGGCAGGCGCGGCCGGACGAGGGACGGAATGGACTTacgtcgagcacgaggaagaagacgaggtcgaggacgttGAGAAAGACGAGAATCCAAAAGAGCCACCAGTTGGGACCGGAGGGAAAGAGGAGGGTGAAGCACCGACGAGGGTGGTCCAGGAGGAATCGCAGCTCCTCCCAAAGGCCGGACCCCTTGGGCACCAACTTTGCCGAGGCCCAGATGAGAAAGCGCAGCATGACGGGAAAGCCGGTGTTtccgatgatgatgaagatCCACATGATCATCAGAACAAACTCGGATCTCTGGAAGGAAATCATGCTGTCGGAGGTGAGGGTGAAGCCAACATCCATGAAGGCGACGTTGGAGGTGAAGAAACCCCACCAGGTTCTCGATGCGCCCGAGTCCTCGACAATCTTGCCGTAAAAGTCGTTGTTCAGGATGTAGGGCAGCAGACAGGAGAGGATGAGGAGCTGAAAGCCCCAGAAGTACACGAGAAGGATGATGGCCAGCGTCCTGAGCGACCGGTactcgatgccgccgagttCGTCGCGCTGCTCGAGGGTCAAGCCAACGAAGTTGGAGTTTCGGCCCATGGTGGGCGTGTAGGAGAGGTAGGGCATGTCGTCGGTCTTGTCCCGCGACAGGACAGACCTGATGTTGTCGAGGGTGCGCGTCCTGACGGGCCTCGGATGAtcctcaccgtcgtcgtcgtgattCGGCCGCTGTTCGGAGATGGAAATGCGGCGCTTGCGAAAGCGGAGGTTGTCGAGCGCGCCACCGCCCGTCGCAGGCTTGGCGTCGTCCGGCTGCTCCTCCTTTCGACGCTTCTCGGGCTCGGCGATGGTGATTGTCGGGTGGCGACCGGGCATGTTGCTCTGCGAGTCGCCCGTCCTAATCCTGCCAACGGTtatgtcgtcgtcgtccttggcatCATCGGCACCGAGCCGTCTGGGCACCAAGCCTCGTTCCGCATCTCGGGGTCCGGGGATGCGAAGCACTTCGTTGTCGTCCTGGCGTTGGCGCTCGAGAATGGCGATGTGCTCGGCGTGGGATCGGTGCTGAGGCATCTTGAGCATGTCCTCGCCCATGCCGTCGCTCCGCTTGACGGTGTCGGCGAAGGAGATGGCCACCTGGCCCACGTTGTtgccgttgtcgtcgtcgacggctttcCCCTCGAGCACCTGCTCATCCTGCAGGGCGCCTCGGACGGAATAGTCCAAGGGaccggctccggcggcgtcgtgcttctcgtccgtcaccgtcgtcgtcgtcgtatcgCTCTGGTCACTTTTTGGCAGCGGCGCGACGGTGCTCgctccggcggcgtcgtcgagcaggatGCCGTCGTTGGTGAGCCTCGGAACGCGGCCATTCTGCGGCATGACGGTGATGTTTCGGCCATTGACCCCCTGGGCGGGCGGCGCCCGCTCCACGTCCCCGCGGGCCTGGGACTTGGACTTGGTAAAGGTGGGACGTCGGTGGCGCACCTCCCGGACCCAGCTCTGGAAGCGCTTCTCGAACCAGTAGAGgcggaggaagacgacgcagGCATGTAGGGTGATGGGGTTGGAGAGCATGGCAAAGGTGTAGATCATGCCCTGCTGGAATCCGTTGAGCTtgttgacgtcgacgggatTCAGGCCGGCTTGGGTATTGGCTCCGCTGGCAAACATGAGAGCATCGATGTAGGCTAGGCTGCCCCTACCGGAGCCATATATGGCAATGGAGGCGACGATGGTGGCGCCAATGATCCAAAAGTCTGCAAATCTTGGTCAGCAAGCCGGCAGAGGGCCGGGGTTAGGCCAGGTTGTACGGACAGTGAGCCGAGATGAAGTCGAAATGGGGCTTCTTCGAGAGGAATGAGGGTCTCGCAGCCTTGAGCTGCGCCCAAATATAGCTGCGCGTTCCCTCCAACATGGTTGCGGAGGAAGGATGGCGACAGGAAAATCGTGGTCGCAAGCAAGGCGTCGGTGTGGACCAACGAGGAGTCCGACGAATGTCTTGTCGTGCGTTGTTCGGCCACGGCAGAGGGGGAGATGCGGCCGTTCCGGCGTCGAGACGAGGCAGGGCCGAGGAGACAGGTGGGCAGTGAGGCGAATATCAAGTTGGGGCGTAATTAGCCGAACAGCGTTGGCAGATGGCTGTAGGTAGGTCTGTCGGTGACAAGGGTACTTTCAACTGCGCGTCCAGTCGAGGGACATGACATACGGGGCGGGAGGCAGGGAGAGCATGGTGGTGTGACGAATGGTGAAAGACgtgccgtcgttggcgttGATGGCGGCACCTTCTACCGACGATTCCAACGTGCCGTGCCGGTGGCGGGCGTGGTCTCTGGACCGGTCGCGTGCCCTCGAAGCCGTTCTCGTCCTTTCACAGGCGTCGTGGACAACCGGTGAGCAAGGGTCGATGACGAGAACCAGCGTCACACACGGCCGTACCCAGCAACAAAGGCTGCTGCGACGTTGGTGGATGGAGCGGGCGATGATCGGTCCTGGGTGTAGCTTGGAACGCCCTTTGTCGTGGTCCTGGTCTGGCCAGCGTCACAGGGAGGGGATCTGCTTCGGTCGATGAGTCTGATGGTCGGACGAGATGGATGGTCGGACGATGACCTGCGGCTGTCGGTTCTTGGCCAGCCGACGTCGGACAGTGCTGTCCGTGATTGTTCCGctcggcgagacggccgatGGGCTCCGGCGGTCGAATGGTTGAAGTTTCGAGTCCAAGGGCGCGCTCCGCTGCTGGGTCGTGTCGCCTTGAGAGCTGGCCGGTCGGTTGCAATCAGGGGACGCGCGTAGATCTGGCTTCCGCCGTCGAagcttgccgtcgcctctgccgtcgtcgcgccaGACGGTCGGAAAGACGAGGTGAGGAGAGGCAAGGGAAGTGTAGAgaatggacgacgacgaagggCACCTGACCGTTCCCTGGCAGGACGGAGGCCGATGCTTCCGCCGAGAAGGGAAATCAGACAATTGGATTGCTGTTGGAAGAACCACAAACCGTATGAACCGGcgcggggaggagggggggggtgcgTAGTCGCTTGGGTGGGACAACTGGACTGAAGGCGAACGCCACCTTCCTCAACGAGAGCGTGAGTTGACGGCAAGAGAAGATTTGTTTGTTTCGAGTCTCGACCCACGATGGCGCGGCGCCTCGCGAGGTGCTACTCATTTGGGCATGGCGCACGAGGGTGCTCTAGACTTGTTATGGAAGCGGATACCTCTTTCCAGGCCGCTGGGAGTGCTTACCGGTACGTACTAGCACTACTGATGATCCCAATTGGGGATTAGATGCATTATTATTTGGAAAACGGAGagcagtaagtattaatactgcaagtacggagcaagcactccgtaccccgttCTTTTAATTTAAAGCAGATTGCGAACGAATGAATTCGTGGAGACCACTTGTTAGACGTCGGGTTTACTTACATTAAGCGCTGACACTGGCCCAGTGCAGTACGCGCAACTCGAAGGTGTGTATCAACACATTACGAGGTGCTCCGTGCAGTCAAATGTTTTCTtgctgcactctgtactccgtacctgctgcGTTTTTCTGCACGAGTGCTACTATACTGCacgcttacatgtacaactagaCACCGcagtgtaagtacagcatacctacttgcatgtataggtaagtataagtatgttcatgtacagtactgataagtacctaagtactacgtacgccgtactccgtacatgcaaggaAGTAtgcacacgtacggagtactgcacaggtAGCTTTTaatccatgtacatgtaagtactccgtaagtactttaagtaagtacttacacctacttacagtgctgtacACACACTTACAGtcctgtacttacattacagtacttgctgtagtactccgtacacaaaTGACAATTGCTttcacctgcaagtacaactacagtcCTCCatacactacggagtaagtaagtacagtacttgtacacgtagttgtaattacatgcagtACTTTGGTGCTTGCCTTGTCCccaagtacgccgtactcaCCAACGCGTTTCTTGCCGCGtcgcagtacagtacaataccTACTTAATAGGTATGTaccagtacctagtaggtacagcACTCGgtatgtgcaagtaagtacttgcaaccaagtactccgtactccgtatatgcACCCCCGTTATCGCCAGGGCCATACATGCGTACGAGTTCATCcctacaagtaatacggacTTGATTTAAAGAATTCATCAGCTGCACCATCATGTCCCTACAAATACTtgctcgtacaagtaagtatacaagTATGACGAACCATTTTTTCTAGTACAGTGAACGGAGCGCTCCGTACGTCCTTGTATGAGTACtaacgtacggagtacatgggtGGAGGTATGAGCGTTGAAGCGTCATTCAGCCGCAGCCTGCAACCGAGCCGATTGCACTGACCGAGGGTGTCCTTCGGTGGCCCAGTGCAACCCCATCACCGGCTGTGCGACGATGCATTCCGATTCCCGCTCGGGGCGGTACGCAAGGGTCCGTTGCCGAATCGGATGCTCTTCCTACCGCAGTGCAACCACGTAATTGTGCGGAGccggagtgcatgtgcaagtgcaggtacagcTGGTTCAACTACTCGTATGCGTAGATACCTCTCTCCATGTGCGGAtcacatacatgtacacgttcGCTCCCATACAAGTGCATCCACAGTCCGTCAGCACGTGGATGGAGCCTCATGACGCAAAAGCGCGGCGCGGGCATGCGAGCAGCGATCCATCGTACTCTCCGCTGTTCTGAGCGAGCATGGCGAAACTGACGAGCCATGGACGCCGTGAGCCTTGTTGGCAAGGCTACCCAGCACACACAGGCATACGGACCGGCATCGTAGGCCATGTCGACGAGTGGGCGCACAGTGAGTCAGCAGAGGGCCTACACTACGCGTGCACTCGGAGGGAATGTGGCCAGGCGACGGTTTGTACTGGCCATAGTAGGCATCGCATTCATGCGCGTTGGGAATACAGATACGCCTCGTGAAGGGAACCACGAGGCACGGAACACAGCAAGTGAAAATCGACAAACTACTGCAAGCCTTGCGTGTGCTACAGCGTCCGAcacggccgacctcggccgcatGCATGCTTCATTCCGTCCAGGGGTCGTAGCAGACGCACTTGCTAGAGACTGGCTTAGCACATTATACTGTCCCatctggggggggggggcggatTCACGTACGGTCCGTGGGTTACTTCGCTCCATAGATGACCCCATCCTCGAAATTCACACCTTCCTTGCTTGATCGGAGCCTTGCCGAAGGAGCAAAACTTGCACTGGTTTCTTCCCGTCAGAGGCTGTACTGGCCTGTCATGTAGCGTGCACTTACCACGTCCTCACATGGTGCGTCTCCTGAGGTACATCGCCTCGGGACGTCGATGTTCTTTTGACACCACTCTAC of the Drechmeria coniospora strain ARSEF 6962 chromosome 01, whole genome shotgun sequence genome contains:
- a CDS encoding VPS9 domain protein, whose product is MIVYPPSHRYAATPSAKGTLPARQSAARTPSSRPPRVRLMSAKQAQVVPDGPVVADGNANEGVENHPPDAFETTEAADGDDGLDVARSSIELDDLPIELITLTDSFIESLGAKVHPTPPNIDRLSDLFQEFYALAASHIGTHLSALASRHSRNASPATSNNSISSAANRLRFKAPSLGTKEKQKVGTEHQMITADELASRKRARRALEGKRSLLEEAVERRLSEGIYDRIYRHRSTQDEAQDAKLRSKTAALALVGIGPADLGIDFGDDSPQGPDALAERSKEVGEWLRAARTDMIRMSESRYPLGKLNHLKAAHKSIVDTLAHFHPSASADEIMPMLIFTLITLPPENLHIISDLYFIQRFRWEPKLTGEAAYCLTNLEAAVSFLETVDLATLREDEHPSGPPKNVNHSGAAKAETFPPAYPQGLITPTQSAPDVATENATATDLAPSPNNHQAETALRKRRLSDLVNTPTQAFGAASGAVFSTADHGLKTISSSLGDSYSFLLGKLRERQQGPKESIVAPRTLDDARKLVSTPPLEEDENASGASSAIGAEDAEQLKAALVREDRVLSMIGGRRDASVDSSKSGRSVSLPKRGAASEERKSPAPSQSPAVLEQVRSLGSSFNPMARLSSMGMMRGFGRTGPAPTTVPKDADKPADGGDLASAFPDIATSLPPKEIPKIAPPNKRFLELQSPGELRLGEVLDLLRDYRRLAGALKNLGAFEGK
- a CDS encoding potassium transporter, whose translation is MLEGTRSYIWAQLKAARPSFLSKKPHFDFISAHYFWIIGATIVASIAIYGSGRGSLAYIDALMFASGANTQAGLNPVDVNKLNGFQQGMIYTFAMLSNPITLHACVVFLRLYWFEKRFQSWVREVRHRRPTFTKSKSQARGDVERAPPAQGVNGRNITVMPQNGRVPRLTNDGILLDDAAGASTVAPLPKSDQSDTTTTTVTDEKHDAAGAGPLDYSVRGALQDEQVLEGKAVDDDNGNNVGQVAISFADTVKRSDGMGEDMLKMPQHRSHAEHIAILERQRQDDNEVLRIPGPRDAERGLVPRRLGADDAKDDDDITVGRIRTGDSQSNMPGRHPTITIAEPEKRRKEEQPDDAKPATGGGALDNLRFRKRRISISEQRPNHDDDGEDHPRPVRTRTLDNIRSVLSRDKTDDMPYLSYTPTMGRNSNFVGLTLEQRDELGGIEYRSLRTLAIILLVYFWGFQLLILSCLLPYILNNDFYGKIVEDSGASRTWWGFFTSNVAFMDVGFTLTSDSMISFQRSEFVLMIMWIFIIIGNTGFPVMLRFLIWASAKLVPKGSGLWEELRFLLDHPRRCFTLLFPSGPNWWLFWILVFLNVLDLVFFLVLDLGSEPIARVPLHNRVVIGLFQAASTRTAGFSAVNLAELNPAMPVLYMIMMYISVFPIAISIRRTNVYEEKSLGVYHDPGVDEDPDAPAMNYVGSHLRRQLSFDLWYVFLGFFILTITEAGQIQAGKFDSFAVLFEVVSAYGTVGLSMGAVGINASLCSQFSVLGKLVIIAMQIRGRHRGLPYGLDRAVLLPSESRFQKEAEEAEAAALARVNSGISSATATGLQRQGTRATVHSSSKGRDRANSNLITQFLHPGPVVHRETTTHHRTTSGSIDSRRLSLVSRTNTDPGIENHTDEQTAGSPSTPHKPKKTQTLPIF